Proteins found in one Myxococcota bacterium genomic segment:
- a CDS encoding DUF2889 domain-containing protein, producing the protein MEAEVQGAPLHTRSLGVALRRAEDGDVDAFATISDVRKRGLVAMPGELQTSGVIHDMRIHARLAETPAIVREMRSEQLRVVFEPGPATGGECCRDPADRIGALADTPLDAAHRALGDAIGGPRGCSHVLTLGQLLVSGAQQAFRFPQETEGRRFQPGDRFFVRNLMIDGFVRDGQLQLTLLLDDIHAAPTEDRVLTNPMQRLGRRHEVRARVEIDGERLQLTGVAAAERVHEGGKPAGPWQSRDDDLASLAGAPALGGMAGRLFKLLGEGTEDAPLLDTLLNLAPAVIQVMPAWMYDRQDQAPDASQRDAEEAGARMTTNAMTGACYMWRADGFLGRKG; encoded by the coding sequence ATGGAAGCCGAGGTCCAGGGCGCCCCGCTGCACACGCGTTCGCTCGGCGTCGCGCTGCGCCGGGCCGAGGACGGTGACGTCGACGCCTTCGCCACGATCTCCGACGTGCGCAAGCGCGGGCTCGTCGCGATGCCGGGCGAACTCCAGACCAGCGGCGTGATCCACGACATGCGCATCCACGCGAGGCTGGCCGAAACGCCGGCGATCGTGCGCGAGATGCGATCGGAGCAGCTGCGGGTCGTGTTCGAACCCGGCCCTGCCACCGGGGGCGAGTGCTGCCGAGACCCAGCGGACCGGATCGGAGCCCTCGCTGACACCCCGCTCGACGCGGCCCATCGCGCGCTCGGCGATGCGATCGGCGGCCCGCGCGGCTGCTCGCACGTGCTCACTCTGGGGCAGCTCCTGGTTTCCGGCGCGCAGCAGGCATTTCGCTTCCCCCAGGAGACCGAAGGGCGACGTTTCCAACCCGGCGACCGCTTCTTCGTGCGCAATCTGATGATCGATGGCTTCGTTCGCGACGGGCAGCTGCAGCTGACCCTTCTGCTCGACGACATCCACGCCGCGCCCACCGAAGACCGCGTGCTCACCAACCCCATGCAACGTCTGGGTCGCCGACACGAAGTTCGGGCGCGTGTCGAGATCGACGGGGAGCGCCTTCAGCTCACCGGAGTCGCCGCGGCGGAACGTGTGCACGAAGGTGGGAAGCCCGCGGGCCCCTGGCAGTCACGCGATGACGACCTCGCGTCTCTCGCCGGCGCACCGGCGCTCGGCGGCATGGCGGGCCGCCTCTTCAAGCTGCTCGGCGAGGGCACCGAAGACGCACCGCTGCTCGACACGTTGCTGAACCTCGCGCCGGCGGTCATCCAGGTGATGCCCGCCTGGATGTACGACCGGCAGGACCAGGCCCCGGACGCATCCCAGCGCGACGCCGAAGAAGCCGGCGCCCGCATGACGACGAACGCCATGACCGGCGCCTGCTACATGTGGCGCGCCGACGGGTTCCTCGGGCGCAAGGGCTAG
- a CDS encoding choice-of-anchor tandem repeat NxxGxxAF-containing protein, with the protein MKSSSLLFSWSLAFSLLFATPVLAFQPVTIERLMLDPEPAPSLPGIDLVNFGTSTIDRVGPAGEIRIRAALSGTGVIPLENGDAMVEHPSTLLWRRGDPIPGLPGQPVPYAGMPLNDANQFVVVSGVPGATMYDDQIVIAPDGSGAYFIAAREGFLAPSLGSSEFVDFLRIGGPPGPDGRAAFEVELLHGVSGITDANDEVLYETTLAGGVVIVVREGDPVPALPGTFYGSLKLGRMHPTLGAVFTATLLDSGGATVGEAVLASGGNTVILDGRTPVGTPGETAQISEVGSIFNAAWTDFDSPAGTFRISGGLSPSGSRAVWVYDSAGATRLIAATEAPVPGMPGVSFADSNIREVAIAPTSGDVVVLVSDSGLADQLWTVDASGTYALVAERNVTQAPGRPAGDLLGRLRNISINDSGEVAFVAEVDDPGTATGVMFRTAAGLLDYAFYTGEFHDFEAPLGVTSVFGIEDVEVGPDGELITVVLANTPPGPRRTVTRTYAACLDQVDGDGDGIGDACDNCPLVSNPLQEAVSGSPVGLACIPPLRTGPSVAPVLLGLLLLTGATFASRARAGVSADR; encoded by the coding sequence ATGAAGTCATCCTCTCTCTTGTTTTCGTGGTCGTTGGCGTTCTCGCTGCTCTTCGCAACTCCCGTCCTGGCCTTTCAGCCGGTGACGATCGAGCGGTTGATGCTCGATCCGGAGCCGGCGCCTTCGTTGCCGGGGATCGACCTGGTGAACTTCGGAACCAGCACGATTGATCGGGTAGGGCCGGCCGGGGAAATTCGAATCCGGGCGGCGTTGAGCGGAACGGGTGTGATCCCGTTGGAGAACGGCGACGCGATGGTCGAGCACCCGAGCACGCTCCTGTGGCGACGGGGCGACCCGATCCCCGGGTTGCCAGGGCAGCCCGTTCCCTATGCCGGGATGCCGCTCAACGACGCGAATCAGTTCGTGGTCGTCTCCGGAGTTCCCGGGGCCACGATGTACGACGACCAGATCGTGATCGCACCCGATGGCAGCGGTGCGTACTTCATCGCCGCGCGCGAGGGATTTCTCGCGCCGAGCCTGGGAAGCAGCGAGTTCGTGGACTTCTTGAGGATCGGTGGTCCCCCTGGGCCCGATGGCCGTGCCGCCTTCGAAGTGGAGCTCTTGCACGGGGTATCCGGTATCACCGACGCGAACGACGAGGTTCTCTACGAAACCACGCTCGCGGGGGGTGTCGTGATCGTCGTGCGCGAGGGCGATCCGGTTCCCGCGCTCCCGGGGACCTTCTACGGAAGCCTGAAGCTGGGTCGCATGCACCCGACTCTCGGTGCCGTGTTCACCGCGACGCTGCTCGACTCGGGCGGCGCCACAGTTGGGGAGGCCGTGCTTGCCAGCGGGGGCAACACCGTGATCCTCGACGGCCGGACCCCCGTCGGGACGCCCGGAGAGACCGCGCAGATCTCCGAAGTGGGCTCGATCTTCAATGCCGCCTGGACCGACTTCGATTCCCCTGCCGGCACGTTTCGGATCTCAGGAGGGCTGAGCCCCAGCGGATCGCGTGCCGTCTGGGTCTACGATTCGGCGGGAGCTACGCGTCTCATCGCCGCGACCGAAGCGCCGGTTCCCGGGATGCCGGGCGTCTCATTCGCGGACTCGAACATTCGGGAGGTGGCGATTGCGCCGACCTCTGGCGATGTCGTAGTCCTCGTCAGCGATTCGGGACTGGCCGATCAGCTGTGGACCGTCGATGCGAGTGGCACGTACGCGCTCGTCGCGGAGCGCAACGTGACGCAGGCCCCCGGACGACCGGCGGGAGATCTGCTCGGTAGGCTGAGAAACATCTCTATCAATGACTCCGGTGAGGTGGCGTTCGTGGCGGAGGTGGACGACCCCGGTACGGCTACCGGCGTGATGTTTCGCACCGCCGCGGGCCTGCTCGACTACGCCTTCTACACGGGGGAGTTCCACGATTTCGAGGCGCCCCTCGGCGTGACGAGCGTCTTCGGGATCGAGGACGTCGAGGTCGGCCCAGACGGGGAGCTGATCACGGTGGTGCTCGCCAACACGCCACCGGGTCCGCGTCGCACGGTGACGCGCACGTACGCGGCGTGCCTCGACCAGGTGGACGGCGACGGGGACGGCATCGGCGACGCCTGCGACAACTGTCCGCTGGTGTCGAACCCACTGCAGGAGGCGGTGAGCGGCAGTCCCGTCGGACTTGCCTGCATTCCCCCGCTGCGGACCGGTCCGAGCGTGGCACCGGTGCTGCTCGGATTGCTGCTGCTCACGGGGGCGACGTTCGCGTCGCGGGCGCGCGCCGGCGTTTCCGCGGATCGGTGA
- a CDS encoding PEP-CTERM sorting domain-containing protein: protein MATSAQAAPVAAFDVSLTGTIAGLASGTVTGTGGTAVLDDTGTLTMNIQIDSVTVFSDNTTTSSILLSGSLAGDTLTVTSADNTVLSCVNNSPIDGCSFISPTFPAAPNPFETFPGSIVFDLVLGNDTTFSTTEVGTSATVVYNWTLTAVPEPGTALLLSLGLGAMAVARRRTA, encoded by the coding sequence ATGGCAACCAGCGCCCAGGCCGCCCCCGTGGCGGCCTTCGACGTGTCGCTCACGGGAACGATTGCGGGGCTCGCCTCCGGAACCGTGACCGGGACGGGTGGAACCGCCGTCCTCGACGACACCGGCACGCTCACGATGAACATCCAGATCGATTCGGTCACCGTGTTCAGTGACAACACGACGACCAGCTCGATCCTGCTCAGCGGCAGTCTCGCGGGAGACACGCTGACGGTCACGTCGGCCGACAACACGGTGTTGTCGTGCGTGAACAACTCGCCCATCGATGGGTGCTCGTTCATCAGCCCGACGTTCCCTGCGGCGCCGAACCCGTTCGAGACTTTCCCTGGAAGCATCGTGTTCGATCTCGTCCTGGGAAACGACACGACGTTCTCGACGACCGAAGTCGGGACGTCGGCGACCGTGGTCTACAACTGGACGCTCACCGCCGTGCCCGAGCCGGGCACCGCGCTGCTGCTGTCGCTCGGCCTGGGAGCGATGGCGGTGGCCCGGCGGAGAACCGCCTAG
- a CDS encoding DUF3179 domain-containing (seleno)protein, giving the protein MRRVAAFGAICTFALGVGAGVRANATTAPEQAAETPLFFTLLKPSPGLAWKTLREIDAGWQPHYPPMLIEVARFSPHRKRILKLLEQRADAEREDGEDAAFENADAIAFEDAEDAFRWVWSRPEARHPGYAAFKSALYTAIDPRFGGYFDDAHETARIRLDEVRWGGVKRDGIVPLVNPPLLRVEQAGYLDDGDVVFAAVVAGEARAYPKRVLGWHELVRDRIGDVDVTGVYCTLCGSMVLYRSPSGEPHPELGTSGFLYRSNKLMVDAATDSLWSTLRGEPVIGPLAGSGVRLEPLPVVTTTWGAWHRAHPETRVLSHRTRQRHDYSEGAAYREYFATDELMFAVPASDPRLANKDEVLALRFGTGPPTALAVEMLRQRPVYAGQHGGVDFVVVTDAAGAHRVYAAPPSPLTNRDGDAWLGADGQRWQAHEHALIGSEGTELTRLPAHRAFWFGWRAAHPDTRLVKAP; this is encoded by the coding sequence ATGCGCCGGGTTGCCGCGTTCGGTGCGATCTGCACCTTCGCGCTGGGTGTGGGCGCTGGGGTTCGCGCGAACGCGACGACCGCGCCGGAGCAAGCGGCCGAGACTCCGCTCTTCTTCACCCTGCTCAAACCCTCCCCCGGTCTCGCGTGGAAGACGCTCCGGGAGATCGATGCGGGTTGGCAGCCGCACTACCCGCCCATGCTGATCGAAGTCGCGCGCTTCAGCCCCCATCGCAAGCGGATCTTGAAGCTGCTGGAGCAGCGGGCCGACGCCGAGCGCGAGGACGGCGAAGACGCCGCGTTCGAGAACGCCGACGCCATCGCATTCGAGGACGCGGAAGACGCGTTTCGCTGGGTGTGGTCCCGGCCCGAGGCGCGGCACCCGGGCTATGCGGCGTTCAAGAGCGCCCTGTACACCGCGATCGATCCGCGCTTCGGCGGCTACTTCGACGACGCGCACGAGACCGCGCGAATCCGTCTCGACGAGGTCCGTTGGGGCGGCGTCAAGCGGGATGGCATCGTGCCCCTGGTGAATCCACCGCTGCTCCGGGTGGAGCAGGCGGGCTACCTCGATGACGGCGACGTCGTCTTCGCGGCGGTGGTGGCCGGGGAAGCCCGCGCCTACCCGAAACGCGTGCTCGGCTGGCACGAGCTCGTGCGCGATCGCATCGGGGACGTCGACGTCACCGGCGTCTACTGCACGCTGTGCGGGAGCATGGTCCTCTACCGATCGCCGAGCGGCGAACCGCACCCCGAGCTGGGAACCAGCGGGTTTCTGTACCGCTCGAACAAGCTCATGGTGGATGCGGCGACGGACTCGCTCTGGTCGACCCTGCGCGGCGAACCGGTCATCGGTCCGCTGGCTGGAAGCGGAGTTCGCCTCGAGCCCCTGCCCGTGGTGACGACGACCTGGGGCGCCTGGCACCGAGCGCACCCGGAGACCCGCGTCCTCTCCCATCGCACGCGGCAACGCCACGACTATTCGGAAGGCGCCGCCTACCGCGAGTACTTCGCGACCGACGAGCTGATGTTTGCGGTTCCCGCGTCAGACCCGCGCCTGGCGAACAAGGACGAAGTCCTGGCGCTTCGCTTCGGCACGGGGCCACCCACCGCGTTGGCCGTCGAGATGCTGCGGCAGCGGCCCGTCTACGCGGGCCAACACGGGGGCGTCGACTTCGTGGTGGTGACCGACGCAGCCGGTGCCCACCGCGTGTACGCCGCACCGCCTTCACCACTCACGAACCGCGACGGAGATGCGTGGCTCGGCGCCGACGGGCAGCGTTGGCAAGCGCACGAACATGCCCTCATCGGGAGTGAGGGCACGGAGCTCACGCGCCTGCCCGCGCACCGCGCCTTCTGGTTCGGCTGGCGCGCCGCCCACCCCGACACCCGACTGGTCAAAGCCCCCTGA